The DNA sequence CGCTTTCTCTTGTTACAGCGGGGATTGACTGTTTTGACCCCTGTGGATCCCTTGTTAGAGTTGTGAGCGACCAGTGTGGGTCATCCATACTTCGCCAAGGGTGTCACAGTGTCATGTTGCTAGGAAATGGCATATTACCGCTGCCCATCATGTGGTAACTTGAGCGAACGTCAGGAATTTATCTTGGATCTGATGCTCTGATTCTTATCAGAATTCTGTATACACGTTACATCCCAATAGGTTGGACTGTTCCGTCCACAGATGTCCccatttttgtaaaacacacCGTTGATGAAATCCATGAGCTACAAATAAGGATGCTGTAGCTTTAAGATGACCCTGCATTTACTGTAGAATAGAGGAATGTGAGCTGGATCCATGTGGTCTGCTTATAAGCTGCACTTTCAACACGGAAGTAAAGCCTAGTCATTAATCATGGGATTCTTTCACAGTAAAAATAGCAAGTTACAAATGCACTTAGCATGAAAGCCAGGCTGAAACAAGTTTACATCTTCATTTCACTACTTCACTCTTTTTTGCCATGAGGACCATATACTTGATCAGATGTAGTTTGTACAATGGAAATCCAAAGTGTTTATAGTTGTTCCGAATAGCCACACTTACAGACGAGCGGGAAAGCCGGTCGTCatagagaaggggggggggggaataaagtCTTCAAAAGcctcttggatcagctggaaaacCCATCGTCACAAAGCTGGAATCAGGGCTGTTCTGCTGACACCATGTTTTTTTAGAGATACGTGGTTGTCACAGGACAGTGATGCTACAACCATATGATGATCTTATATTATGATGCATTGCTGTGGATTAAACTTCCCAACAGTATAAAGGAGGTAAAATAGTCACAACCCTAAACAtgtacagcagtaaaatgcaacatacacattaatggAGTAGGAATATTAATCCTGCAAGTTTTGAAGGCAGGACTTTCACTTGTAGTGGAGTATTTATACAGCGTGGAGTTATTAGTATTTAAAGTAGCCTAAAGCATCTGAAAACTTCTTCCACCACCGCTAGAGAGTTTGAACCCTAAAGGTAGAGTTCTGTCAACTGGTACAACTGGTTGAATAAATATTTAGgagatttgttttgtaaatcaatAATATCACTTGTATATACATCAGACTGTGTTTGCTGTGTGGAGTATTTCCAACAGAAAACCCTCAAGTCCTCTCTACCCTGGTTTCTAAGAAGAAAAGCATTAAAGTGAAGTGCAACAGATTGACCTCAACAGACCTGAGATAATCATCAAAATCATATTTTGATGATTActgttgaaaaactgaaaatataaaagcagagGCATAGAAATGAAGACAACAAAATATACATCTTCAGtgtgatttatttaacaaaatatgacCTCCCCTTTAATTGGATACCACAACCGGGTGTTCcaatttttacataaaaatatccCATCTCCTTTTTATTGAATTGCTGTTataaatgggggaaaaaaacgagGAGttcagaaacagagagagagagatgtgattTCAACATTCATTCTCAAAGAAGTGTTAAGACATATTCAACATCTGTCATCATGTCTGCTTAGAGGATTGTAAAATGAGAGCAGATTTATATGATAAACATGAAAGCCAGATACCcggtgaaaaataaatacaacttctCAGTAGGAGTAAACAAAACATAAGGAACCAAAACAAATCATGACAAACCATGGGGCTGAATAAACAGTTGCTGTGTCAAGCTTACATGCATCTCTTGCAAGGAGAAAGCGACTGTGGCCAGACTTGCATCAGCCCACGGCTGCAGCTTATTGCCATCCTTGCcacattacatttttccacACTAAATCATCATCATTTGCAGAGAGCACCCTGAACATCCAGGAGCTATTACACAGCATCTAACCATCAATTTGCTGAGCCCAAAGGGGCGGGGGAAGTCACCCAAGGGCAGTCATTTCTGTTGCAAAAGCATCCGAGCAATGTGCAGACCTGCAAGTGCCACATGTGTCCTCTGATCTGAGTGGAGCCTGATTAGAAACACCAAATCTCATATATAATCATAAtgtattaaagaaaatgtgtgaagATGCACTCAAATCATAATCAATGACTTGCACTCCCACATCCTAGTTCCACTTGAATCCAGTCTTAAGTCACAATCAAGTAATAGGCTTTAAATAATAGTCGGACATTTTGCTAAATGCGCTTATTGGCTTTCTGGTGACAAAGTAAGTCAAGAATAATAATACCACTCTTGTATGCTgagttagcttagcacaaagacttgaaacagctagcctggctctgtccagcAGCACCTCTGAAACTCGCTTTAACTTATTTGTTTAGAACttacaataaacacaaatttTGTGTTTAACAAGGAGTTACGTTCTGGTCTTTTTCTTTGCTAGGAGCCGTAACTTCTTTTCTTCCTGGAAACTGAACGCTTTTAcgtattaaacaaacaagatttaaaggtgctggtaggtggttACCTTTAGATAGAGGCACGGTAGCTTTTTCctcctgcttccagtctttgtgctaagctaggctaaatgggtgtagttttatttttaagagaaATATATGGTATGATGGTATCCGCTTTCCCACCCAACTCTcaactagaaaaagaaaaagtgtatttcccaCAATGtcgaactattcctttaatgttaGTAGATGGTGTATCACTGGTAGCCCAGAGCAGATGCCGATCCAAGTCTTTGACTGTAGAGAGCGTAATGAGGGTAGTACGGGCCTGTGTTGGGCAGAGAGTGCAGGGAGATGGAGGAGGGTCCAGGGGGCAGATGGACCTTACTGTAGGGGTGATAGCGAGCTAAACCCAGGCTGGGGGGTGCCCGGAGAGAGAAGGAGCTGGGCATGGAGCCTGGACTGCTCTGGTGGGGGAGGTGAAGGTGGCAGGAGCCAGGTCCAGAGGAGGATACCGAGATCATCTTACTGTCCATTCCCACAGgaagggatgtgtgtgtgcgcaggtgAGCCAGCAGCTCGTCGGTTGTTGAGAAACGTTTGTCGCACGGCCCCCCGGCTGAGACCCAGTTACAGGCGTGCGGGAGGGGATCATTGTTGAGCATGAAGCCGTACGTGTAGAGGGGATGTGAGAGGGAGGAGGACACGCTGGACGACATAGAGTTTTGATGGAAGGAGTGCAGCGGGTGGGAGGGGTACACCAACGGGAAATTTGACTTGAGGGTGGAGGAAGGGTCGTGAATGCAGGAGTTGCAGTTGCCTGCGCCGAGATGGGATACACCCGGATAGCTTAGACAGTAGGGGTCCCTGCATAAACTCTGCATGAAGGAAGGAGGGGAGGCCCCTGTGAGCGGGCTGGAGCTCGGGTGCTTTCCCATGCTTCCCATGCCGAGGCCTGACTTTGTCGGGTCCAGCCCGGGAGCAAACTGAGATGGGTAGCCAGCGTAAGCCCCCACCACAGATCCGTGGTAGCCCATATTAGAGGGGGGCAGGGGGTAGAGTGGTTGGCTTGTCTTATAAGGAGAAATGGGAGTCAGGCGTCCAGGGCGGAGGTTAGGCTGGGCAGACTCTGCTTTACCTCCCTCATGGTTGGAACCACCGTCAGAGCTGCTGTTACTGCAGTTCGTGCTGGCTCGAACGTGGCTGGAGTTGGCGTCGTGTGGACTGTCTGAGTGGTTCTTGTTCACGTCAGCGTCTTTTTTGGGATTATTGCTGCTCGTGCTGGTGGGACTGCCCTGCTCACGTACAGTTTCTCCACTAGGAGTCCGGGAGTGTGACGCAGGCTGTCCACCAGGAGAATGACTCTGCTtgtgaggctgctgctgctgctgagtgtGTCCTGGTGGGGTGCTGCTGCCTGCTCGAGAGCTGGGTGAAGCAGCGTGGGGCGGATAGGATTGCAGGCCGTTGATTGAATTTCCGTTAGTGGTGACGTTATTGCTGGGCACCCTGAACCCAACTTTATCACTGCTGCTGTGAGAGCTGCTGCTGGTAACTCCGTCCCTGCGACAGTCTCCACTGCCTTTGTTGTAGGGCTTGAAGCTACACTTGTCCTCCCCGGAGGGGCGGTGCTCCCCGAGCTTCAAGCTGGACCCAGACGACCGACTGCTCGTCTCCTTGTCCCCCTGGCTGCAGGAAGAGCCCAGCTTGGAGGAGGACGGAGGGTCTGGTTTACCAATCTGAGAGCAGGTCTGTGCCAGCAGGGCCAGTGGACTCTTCTTGGCATCCAGCTACAAAATATAGATTCTGATTAGCTCTTTTATCGGACTCGGCACAGAGACATTtagctatgcaaaaaaaataaggCAAGTTCTCTGCAAATATGAACCAAAACGACAGTAAGTTGTGTTTGTAGAGTATGTAGGCCTGTGCACGGTAGCTATTAAACTAGTAAATAGCAAGTAATTAACAATTAATCTGACTGTTTTCTCCATTAATACTTTTGgctacaaaatgacaaaataatgaaatatgaCCAATATGATTACCCAGAATCACATGGGATGTCTTCAATATGCTGTTTTCAGAGCTCAAACGATAAGTGCGTCGACAGAAAAATAAtcggcaacttttaaaaaaaaataatcaattcattcttttagtcatttttcaagcaaatacataaaatggcaaatttgctgctttttttctcataaatcATAAGCACATCTCATAAACTGAATAGCTGTGGGATTTTTGACTTTTGGTTCAACAAAAGAAGACGTGAAGAGATCACCTTGGGCTCTGTGCAGTTTAAGagagaatgtgttttattatcagGAATTTCATTCACTGAACGGTAACTCCATGATGAACGCCTGTTTGTGTTGTCTGACCAAGAGTGTAAAACCTAAAGAGAAGCTGTTAACtatcatatattatattacatagaGCAGCATACACATTAAAGCAACGAACACCAGCGAAACGAGTTGAAAAAAGTTGCTCATTATTGACAATTAATCGCTCCAGCTCTCATTTAAACATATAACTATATCATTATTACTAGTGTGTTAATATGATTAAAAGATCAGTTATGTAATTTGTGTGATTAACACACTGAGGCAGAGAATGTGACAAGCGTAAGCACGTTAGTTGGATTTTATTCTCACTACTGAGGAATTTAAATTAGGGTTTGTTTTTGGTGTCATAACGGATGACAATGCAAACCATGTTCCCCCCTCTGCGGTGCATAAGGACTGTCCTCCCTACatgagaaatatgtttttaaaaagacaaagaaataccTCAATGCTCACGGGTGCGGGCGTCAGAGGCTGTAAATATTCCGGGTGTAGCAAGTGTCCGGAGTGCGCAGTCAACATCTTGAGAACTCGGATGGGAAGCCGCTTTGCCTGCCGGAGTGGGTCTAGAGGGGTCAACAAAGAGACCACAGCACCGGGACGAGACGTTGTACTGTCGCTGGTCTCACTGAGCTCGATGGGCTTACTTACTGATCCTAAAGGGAGATATTTCATTGGTGTGAAGGCGCTGCGCTTAAGGTGGATGTGCGTTACTTTTAGTCCCAAATAAGGTTTACAGGTGATAAATGTAATCCATGCAGCCACGtcccataaaaaataaataaacacagctgGACGTCCTTAAATGTCCCGAAGGACGGAGAAGCTTCTTAGTTCGTTTGAAGCATCTTGATCTTCCGACACGGCTCCTTTGCTCCAATCTTAAaccccaaaaacacaaaaagaagtcCACTGTGTGAATTGCAGGACGCAAAATGGACACAGTGCACCTTCTGTAAACGCATAAAAGACTtgagatactttatttattccaAGTATGGGGAGGAAACGTCCCAATGCGTGTTTTCGGTCCGGACTTCAGCTTCTTACTGATCACAACAGGCAGGACTTCAAAGTGTCCGCTGGGTGGCCGCATCAGTGATGACATGGGCGGGGAGGTACGCGCGTGAAGGCGGAGCGACGGCATCCTCAAAGTGACAATCCTTCCACCGGCTTTTGACTTAGTGGCGGAGGAAGCATTCAGAGCTTTCACTTAactagaagtaaaaaaaaaactacagtgtaAAAAACTACTCcgttacaagttaaagtcctgcattcaaacgtaagtaaaagctttaaaatgtaaaagtactcataCAGAATGGCTCATTTTGCCCAAAATGTTGTCAGCCATGACTGAAGGAAGAGATTGGATTTCACATGAGGTTTTAGTAACAAAGACCAATAGACAAATCTTGAGCATTGAATAATAAGGTTCAGTCTCAGACTGCAGTTTTAATATCAAATGTTTGATATATGACCATTAAAACTCCAAGCTTAGTCTAAATGGAAACTTATAATTTCCAGCTCATGAAACGTAGATCTAAGGCAGAGGCAGGAACGTCCCCCACTGTCAACTTCATAGAGAGGGACACTGTGAGTGTACAGGGATGCAATGCATAAACCCcttattaaaactaaaaatgaactTTTGTGAGTGTAATGGTGCAGAGAACAAAGTCAGTGAGCGGTGGAAATAAGTCATATGGTCAACATGAGTCATCCTTCACTCAGATGTCAGCAAGCAGATGAGAACACAGCAAGGCAAACGGCAAAGGGTTTACAGGATCAGATGCTCGTTTTTTATAGCGAAGGGCAATTTGCATCCAAAGTTGTAGTTCAATTCATGAAACACATCATTTTATATTCAGTGTGAGGTTTCACTTCCCAAGGATATATTATCTCTGACTAAACATTCATAAATCAGTTTCAAAATCATGGAAGAAAAGATGCTTGTTGTAACAGAACTGGCCAAACAAACTcacattttaagttgtttttagtATCACAGTAATCAAGTAATAGTATTCTTACATCCATGGGTACAAACAAGAACTGCATATAGCTAATTCAGCATATTTGGGTAGCGCCAATTTTGCTAAATGTATCTCATTAGGACCTTTCAGGTTTATTAAAGGAAACTTAACAAGTCTAACAGCTAGCTCACTGTCTCCAAGGCAACATTACTTCTTGTTTAATTTCCACAAAGTACCCAAATTATTAAGGTGATTGTAGTTCCAAAACTTGGAgcattattattacagtaatatACCACATTTGTCTGATTTCCTAAACCCTTTGAAGTGTGAAAGGTCCCTAACACTGCGTTGTGCTGAATACTTTTAACCATCATGAGATGAGATGTAGGACTTAAAAAATGGCTAAATgcaatgttgaaaatatttcattattatattaagGTTTAAGACATGCACACCCATTTtctttgactttaaaaagtccaggtatgtttttaattttgacacaTGGAGTGACAGATCATTTGTCTTCTGGCTTGTGATctgagcattaaaaaaaacaataaagtataCAGAATATGTCCCTATAGagtctattttcttttaatttatgcCATTTAAACctggaaagaaaaatgtaaaaaagacagATCGCCTCTATATTAATGGTTTTATAAATCTGGAATGTTAATAACTTTATTGCATTACCGCCTGCTGACTGACTTTGCAATGAGCTAATTTTGTTAACCTAATTATACAATGAATTGGTTAAAGTACTTAAAAATTACGGCTGACAAGAACTATTAGCAGTGGCCCAAAATAGTCTCAGTCTGAGGGGCTTTGATTCTCTGAATCCCTTGCCGCCTCAATTGAGTGCGAAATCATTCCTAATCCCTTATAACCTGTGGGCAAAAGGCTGCATAATGTGAATTAGCTGACGGATACTTGTACATATCCTGCAGGGTCCTTCTTAATCTTCAAAAGCAATGGTTCACATGTAAATATAAGAAAAGGGTAATAAATTGATACTTATGTAAAAGCACATgcagtttattttaataatgacgttctttttttacaatgcttGTTTACGATCTGAAATCAGTACTAtgcaactgtttaaaaaagCTACATTTGGCTAAAGTAACTGTCGCCTTGACCTCATGCCCTTAACAGCATAAACAGACACTCTGAGCCATCCATCAACGTCCCATTTATGATAAGAAGCAGAGTGGGAGCACCATCTCATCAGGAAACAAGGTCACAGTCTGCatcacagaagaagagagagccTTGTGTGATTttaggagaagggggggggggggtttgcctTATCAATTGTTGGCACAGGTGTTGTTAGTATACAGGCACTGATCTACAAAGTGCATTCGCAACTTTCCTTACACGTAACTGCAGATCTGCATCTAAAAGAATAagtatttatgtaaatgttcAAAAGATTAAGGAGCTGCTCTGGAGAAAGTCAGACACAAAGCTTGTATGcatcaaagaaacaaaggagCCTGACAAGGTTGCTTACTTATTCAGTTCTCCCCACATGAAAACATAATGAACAATATAACTGAAGTTATCTGGCAATGGTGCGACCATTTGTTATTGGCAAAGGCAGTGTGCATAGCACACCAGCCTCATATGGAAACCAATCCTTTTTGATACCAATCATTAGAGCTGGTTTTAGTGGCAAGTCCAGTAACTGTAGATCTTTAAACCTGAATTAATTGACTTCTTGGCCACTTGGAGGCAGTGTAACAATCTGGAAATACAACTTTTACATATTATTTGTTATAGTTATATGGCAAATTTGCTAGCAATCAGAGGGTTTCCTGCAGCGTATTATGATAGAGGATAGATAAAGGAGCCCCTCTGCCAATGTTAATacctttttatgaaatacaatattagacttattaaaataatactCTGATAATACTGATTTAGCAATGCACTCCTCTAGCATTTTGG is a window from the Etheostoma cragini isolate CJK2018 chromosome 16, CSU_Ecrag_1.0, whole genome shotgun sequence genome containing:
- the LOC117959487 gene encoding zinc finger protein 703-like; this encodes MKYLPLGSVSKPIELSETSDSTTSRPGAVVSLLTPLDPLRQAKRLPIRVLKMLTAHSGHLLHPEYLQPLTPAPVSIELDAKKSPLALLAQTCSQIGKPDPPSSSKLGSSCSQGDKETSSRSSGSSLKLGEHRPSGEDKCSFKPYNKGSGDCRRDGVTSSSSHSSSDKVGFRVPSNNVTTNGNSINGLQSYPPHAASPSSRAGSSTPPGHTQQQQQPHKQSHSPGGQPASHSRTPSGETVREQGSPTSTSSNNPKKDADVNKNHSDSPHDANSSHVRASTNCSNSSSDGGSNHEGGKAESAQPNLRPGRLTPISPYKTSQPLYPLPPSNMGYHGSVVGAYAGYPSQFAPGLDPTKSGLGMGSMGKHPSSSPLTGASPPSFMQSLCRDPYCLSYPGVSHLGAGNCNSCIHDPSSTLKSNFPLVYPSHPLHSFHQNSMSSSVSSSLSHPLYTYGFMLNNDPLPHACNWVSAGGPCDKRFSTTDELLAHLRTHTSLPVGMDSKMISVSSSGPGSCHLHLPHQSSPGSMPSSFSLRAPPSLGLARYHPYSKVHLPPGPSSISLHSLPNTGPYYPHYALYSQRLGSASALGYQ